From the genome of Nicotiana sylvestris chromosome 2, ASM39365v2, whole genome shotgun sequence, one region includes:
- the LOC104246424 gene encoding uncharacterized protein yields MPKAKRSNGKSDKNDGDEPEIFVVPSSSTESQQDEKEEEENDGVENVHEEYVRDTDDEEKEEENAAEGKVGNNTNRRGRNEELEVQKKVYRRKGKKGDENREIEAKTAKQSESENLKIYMRKKKVKNGKEEEEEEQNVAKTAKREKDNAEKKMKEKNEKGRISKNAKSNGDSTRGGKIENKKKKNEEEGGQKVAKKAKSNGDSSRGSENEKEESKKKKKRAEEGEGGGKAAKKAKSNGDSSRSKKEEKKMKRTENKKEGDEEAEEKGVKRANSNGSTSRATKEKMKREKEENKGKTSNGKVENGARSNGDTPLKKLKAKKKREDDEEEEDEKSGSALYQFPHNRIHRIIKDENSDMRMSQEATFVVNKATEKFLEVFCREAYACSFLDRNNYVGYDHLSSVVSKRHRFDFLSDFVPQKVRAVDALAEIPKAEET; encoded by the exons ATGCCTAAAGCGAAAAGGAGTAACGGAAAATCCGACAAAAATGACGGAGACGAGCCGGAGATTTTCGTCGTTCCATCTTCCAGTACCGAATCACAACAAgacgaaaaagaagaagaagaaaacgacgGCGTAGAAAATGTTCACGAGGAATACGTAAGAGATACGGACgacgaagaaaaagaagaagaaaatgccgCAGAGGGCAAAGTTGGTAATAATACTAATCGCCGAGGCAGGAACGAGGAATTGGAAGTACAGAAGAAGGTTTATAGGagaaaggggaagaaaggagatgaAAATAGAGAAATTGAAGCAAAAACGGCAAAGCAAAGTGAGagtgaaaatttgaaaatatatatgaGGAAGAAGAAGGTCAAAAATgggaaggaagaagaagaggaggagcaGAATGTTGCAAAAACAGCTAAAAGGGAAAAGGATAATGCCGAGAAAAAGATGAAGGAGAAGAATGAAAAGGGAAGAATAAGCAAAAATGCAAAGAGCAATGGAGATTCGACTCGTGGTGGCAAAATTgagaacaagaagaagaaaaatgaagagGAAGGAGGACAAAAAGTAGCCAAAAAGGCGAAGAGCAATGGCGATTCAAGTCGTGGAAGTGAAAATGAGAAGGAGGAgagtaagaagaagaagaaaagggcagaagaaggagaaggaggaggaaaaGCAGCAAAAAAGGCTAAGAGCAATGGCGATTCGAGTAGGtcgaaaaaagaagagaaaaagatgaAGAGAACAGAGAATAAGAAGGAAGGAGATGAAGAAGCCGAAGAAAAGGGAGTGAAAAGGGCAAATAGTAATGGGTCTACAAGTCGAGCTACGAAAGAGAAGATGAAAAGGGAGAAGGAGGAAAACAAGGGTAAAACAAGTAATGGGAAGGTAGAAAATGGAGCAAGGAGCAATGGTGACACCCCTTTGAAGAAATTAAAGgcaaagaagaaaagggaagatgatGAAGAGGAGGAAGATGAGAAGAGTGGAAGTGCTCTTTATCAGTTTCCTCATAATCGAATCCATCGAATAATAAAGGACGAAAATTCTGATATGAGGATGTCCCAAGAAGCAACATTTGTAGTTAACAAAGCTACG GAGAAATTTCTTGAAGTATTTTGCAGGGAGGCTTATGCTTGTTCTTTTCTGGATCGTAACAATTATGTTGGATATGACCATCTCT
- the LOC138886138 gene encoding uncharacterized protein, with amino-acid sequence MELFPVYVLHNGEWEENKFINFVSDCVIIESTFSYNNLVASISEQIRIDIELNTIEINFLPNDGLPPILIYNDTGVKVYIELKKKNLNFTEYPLFVTVKEIYDNRLVATSFSCLVATSSSYLVATSSNSIDVSTIDSTEIMPDIQLIENMKLSENTGIIDNMLNEFVEEDQVYKDKETVINVMKNLVVRERFQFKVKRSSATRYHLMCMDDNCAWSFKSSAVFKANIFKVRSYNNNHTCSYGESYLTQRQATSGVIASIVKDKYINPKKVYTANDIIEDIQKQHGIEVSYMKAWRAKEIAMAMIRGSPSDSYKELPKYFYMLEHTNPGMVTKLHKSED; translated from the exons ATGGAGCTTTTTCCAGTTTACGTTCTTCATAATGGTGAATGGGAAGAAAACAAGTTTATCAATTTCGTCAGCGATTGTGTAATAATCGAGTCGACATTCAGCTACAACAATTTAGTTGCATCTATTTCGGAACAGATTAGGATCGATATTGAGTTAAACACAATAGAGATTAACTTTCTCCCAAATGATGGTTTGCCACCGATCCTGATTTACAACGATACAGGTGTTAAGGTGTATAtcgaattaaagaagaaaaacttgAATTTCACTGAATACCCCTTGTTTGTGACAGTGAAAGAGATTTATGATAATCGTTTGGTTGCTACAAGTTTCAGTTGTTTGGTTGCTACAAGTTCCAGTTATTTGGTTGCTACAAGTTCCAATTCTATAGATGTATCCACAATTGATAGCACTGAGATTATGCCTGATATCCAATTAATTGAAAACATGAAACTTAGTGAAAACACGGGTATAATAGATAATATGTTGAACGAATTTGTTGAGGAGGATCAAGTTTATAAAGATAAAGAGACAGTTATAAATGTGATGAAAAACTTGGTTGTACGCGAGAGGTTCCAATTCAAGGTGAAGAGATCAAGTGCAACAAG GTATCACCTTATGTGTATGGATGACAATTGTGCTTGGAGTTTCAAATCTTCAGCCGTTTTCAAGGCAAACATATTCAAAGTGAGAAGTTACAATAATAATCACACATGCAGTTATGGTGAAAGTTACTTAACACAACGTCAAGCTACTTCGGGTGTAATTGCTAGTATAGTCAAGGACAAGTATATTAATCCAAAAAAAGTTTACACCGCAAATGATATAATAGAGGACATACAAAAGCAACACGGGATTGAAGTGAGCTACATGAAAGCATGGAGAGCTAAAGAGATAGCAATGGCAATGATAAGAGGGAGTCCTAGTGATTCATATAAGGAGTTGCCAAAGTATTTTTATATGTTGGAGCATACAAATCCAGGAATGGTTACAAAGTTGCACAAATCAGAAGATTGA